Genomic DNA from Modestobacter versicolor:
TCGTCGTCGGCGCGATCGCCGTGGTGGTGGCCATCGGGGTGCTCGTCACCGGGCACCGGATGCTCGCCCGGGCCGACGCGGAGATGGCCGCCAGCGGCCACGGGGACGACGACGTCGCCGGGGAGGTCGCCGACGAGTTCGGCGGCGCGCCCGGCGCGATCGACCAGGAGGTCGAGCCGGAGCTCGCGGCCCGGAGGAAGACCGCCGCGCGTTCCTGAGCACCCCTCCTGCACACAGACGACGCCCCGGTCACCGACGACCGGGGCGTCGTCGCGTTCCCGGCCCGCAACACGGCACCGCTAGCGTGCGGCCGATGAGCGAGCAGGTGCGGATCGCGATGTGGTCGGGGCCGCGGACGTTGTCGACGGCGACGATGCGGGCCTGGGAGAACCGGCCGGACACCGTCGTCGTCGACGAGCCGCTGTACGCGTACTACCTGGCCGCGACCGGCCTGGACCACCCCGGCCGGGACGACGTGATCGCCAGCCAGCCCACCGACTGGCGCACCGTCGTCCGGGAGCTGACCGCCGGCCCGCTGCCCGACGGCGCGACGATCAGCTACCAGAAGCACATGACCCACCACGTGCTGCCCGAGGTCGACCTGGCTGCCTTCGCCGGGTTGCGGCACGCCTTCCTCCTGCGCGACCCGCGCCAGCTGCTGGCCTCCTACGCCCGGGTGCGCACCGAGCCGACGCTGGCCGACCTCGGGATCACCCAGCAGCTGGCGCTCTTCCGCCGGTTCGGCGGCCCGGTCGTCGACTCCGGCGACCTGCTCCGCGACCCCGAGGGCGTGCTCCGGGCGCTGTGCGCCGAGCTGCAGGTGCCCTTCGACCCGGCGATGCTGTCCTGGCCGGCCGGACCGCGGAGCTCGGACGGCGTGTGGGCGCCGCACTGGTACGCCTCGGTCGAGGCCTCCACCGGCTTCGGGCCGTACCGGGAGCCGGTCGTCGAGCTGCCCGCCCACCTGGCGGACCTGGCCGAGGAGTGCCGGGCCGCCTACGACGAGATGGCCGGTCACCGACTGGCCGCGCAGAGGAGCTGAACCGTGCTGCAGCAGTTCGACGAGCGGAACCGGGACCTGGTGGTCAACGTCGCCGGGCGGCTGACCCACCGCGACGAGGCCGCGGTCAGCCCGTTCGACTCGGTCGTGCAGGGCGGGGACGCGGTCTGGGAGGGGCTGCGGCTCTACCAGGGCCGCATCTTCGCCCTCGACGAGCACCTGGACCGGCTGCGGCGCTCGGCCCAGGCGCTGGCGTTCGCCGAGGTGCCCTCCGACGAGGAGATCGTCGAGGAGATCCGGCGGACCCTGGCCGCCAACGCGATGACCGACGGCGTGCACGTGCGGCTGACGCTGACCCGCGGCGTGAAGGTGACCAGCGGGATGGACCCGCGGCTGAACCAGAGCGGGCCCACGCTGATCGTGCTCGCCGAGTTCAAGCCCCCGGTCTACGACGCCGGCGGGATCACCCTGGTCACCTCCAGCGTCCGCCGTCCGACCCCCGACGTGCTGGACCCGAAGATCCACTCGAACAACCTGCTGAACTCGATCCTGGCCAAGGTCGAGGCGAACGTCGCCGGCGCCGACGACGCGCTGATGCTCGACTCCCGCGGGCACATCGCGGAGACCAACGCCACGCACCTGTTCTTCGTCGTCGACGGCGTGCTCTGCACCTCCACCACCGCGGCCTGCCCGGAGGGGATCACCCGCTCCACCGTGCTGCGGCTGGCCGCCGACGCCGGCATCCCCTACGAGGTCGGCGACTTCTCGCTGCCGCAGCTGTACTCGGCGAGCGAGGCGTTCGTCACCGGGACGATGGGCGAGCTGACCCCGGTGCTGGTGGTCGACGGGCGCCGGATCGGCGACGGCGAGCCCGGCCTGGTCACCCGCCGGCTGGCCGCCGACTACGCCGCGCTGACCGCGACCAGCGGGACGCCGGTCGTCTGACCGGGCCGGGGCCCCCGGCTCGCCCTAGCGTGGAGGCCCGACGGAGGGAGGACGGTCATGACCGCACCGGCTGCACGGGTGACGACCGCGCTGGACGGCGACGTCTGGCGGATCAGCCTGGACGCCGCGGACACCGGCAACCCGGTCGACCGGGTGATGGCCGGGCAGCTGGCCGAGGCGCTGGACCGCCGCCCGGCAGAGGCCCGCGTCGTGCTGCTGCTGAGCACCGGCCGGGACTTCTGCGTGGGCGCCGACCTCCGCGGTCTCGCCGCCGGCGAGGACCTGCCGGCGTCGGTCCGCGCGCTGTCCGCGGCCTGGCACCAGGTCGTCCGCTCGGTCCTGCACTGCCCGGTGCCCGTGGTCGCCGGGGTGCGGGGGTCGGTGGCCGGCGCGGGCATCGGCCTGCTGGGCGCCTGCGACCTCGTCGTCTGCGGCCGGTCGACCAAGCTGCACCCGGCCTACGGCTCGCTCGGCCTCTCCCCGGACGGCGGCACGTCCTGGGCGCTGACCCGGGCGCTCGGGGCGCCGCGGGCGCTGGAGCTGCTGCTCACCGACGGGGTGCTGCACGCCGCCGACGCGCACACCTTCGGCCTGGTGGCGCGGCTGGTGGACGACGAGACGCTGGTGGAGGAGGTCACCGCGCTGGCCCGGTCGATCGCGGCCGGCCCGGTGCGGGCGATGGTGCGCACCCGCGGGCTGGTCCGCCGGGCGGCGATCCGCACGCTGGACGAGCAGCTGGAGGACGAGGAGCGGCTGCTCGTCGAGTCGGCGGCCGACCCGGAGGGCCGGGAGGGCGTGGCGGCCGCGCTGGCCGGCCGTCGTCCGGACTTCCGCGGCGCGCGCTGAGCCACCCGGAGACACGTCAGGCCGGGCCCTGGTGGGCCCGGCCTGACGACGGGTGGAGCTGAGGGGAATTGAACCCCTGACCCCCTCGATGCGAACGAGGTGCGCTACCGGACTGCGCCACAGCCCCGTCGAGGAACGAGGATACCGCCCCTCCCCCGCGCGGTGCGCACCACCCTCCCGAGCCCGCGTCGGCGGGTCAGGACCCGAGGCCCGCCGGTGACCCGACGTCCGCCTCGGCCCGCCGGATGATCCCGATCGCCTCTGCCGCGAGCGCCGCGCCGTCGGTGTAGGGCTCCCGCCAGATGCCGAGCAGGTCGCTGGCGAACTCCGACAGCACCGACCGCGAGAACGCCTCCACCCCGACCCGGCCCCGGTACCCGGCCTCGACGGCCGCCCGGACCGCCGCCGCGGTGTCGACCGACCCCGACCCGAGCGGGCCGCGGCCGGACTGGCCGAGCTCCAGGTAGCCCAGGACGGGCACCGCCGACCGGATCGCGGCCAGCATGTCGGCCTCCTCGACCGCCATGTGGAAGGTGTCCAGGTGCACC
This window encodes:
- a CDS encoding HAD family hydrolase; protein product: MSEQVRIAMWSGPRTLSTATMRAWENRPDTVVVDEPLYAYYLAATGLDHPGRDDVIASQPTDWRTVVRELTAGPLPDGATISYQKHMTHHVLPEVDLAAFAGLRHAFLLRDPRQLLASYARVRTEPTLADLGITQQLALFRRFGGPVVDSGDLLRDPEGVLRALCAELQVPFDPAMLSWPAGPRSSDGVWAPHWYASVEASTGFGPYREPVVELPAHLADLAEECRAAYDEMAGHRLAAQRS
- a CDS encoding aminotransferase class IV; translated protein: MLQQFDERNRDLVVNVAGRLTHRDEAAVSPFDSVVQGGDAVWEGLRLYQGRIFALDEHLDRLRRSAQALAFAEVPSDEEIVEEIRRTLAANAMTDGVHVRLTLTRGVKVTSGMDPRLNQSGPTLIVLAEFKPPVYDAGGITLVTSSVRRPTPDVLDPKIHSNNLLNSILAKVEANVAGADDALMLDSRGHIAETNATHLFFVVDGVLCTSTTAACPEGITRSTVLRLAADAGIPYEVGDFSLPQLYSASEAFVTGTMGELTPVLVVDGRRIGDGEPGLVTRRLAADYAALTATSGTPVV
- a CDS encoding enoyl-CoA hydratase/isomerase family protein; translated protein: MTAPAARVTTALDGDVWRISLDAADTGNPVDRVMAGQLAEALDRRPAEARVVLLLSTGRDFCVGADLRGLAAGEDLPASVRALSAAWHQVVRSVLHCPVPVVAGVRGSVAGAGIGLLGACDLVVCGRSTKLHPAYGSLGLSPDGGTSWALTRALGAPRALELLLTDGVLHAADAHTFGLVARLVDDETLVEEVTALARSIAAGPVRAMVRTRGLVRRAAIRTLDEQLEDEERLLVESAADPEGREGVAAALAGRRPDFRGAR